One window of the Amycolatopsis mediterranei genome contains the following:
- a CDS encoding response regulator transcription factor — translation MHLVIVDDETAVQDSLSRTLRFEGYTVSVAGDGAAGLNLVRAEAPDGVLLDVTMPVLGGLEVCRVLRAEGNTVPVLMLTARTGVTDRVAGLDAGADDYLVKPFALQELLARVRALLRRTGYHTPPAPAAPAALRFADVALDPATREVFRGHRPLHLTRTEFAMLETFLRHPRIVLTRTVMFENVWGYDFGTASNGLDVYVSYLRRKLEADGEPRLLHTVRGVGYVLREEPL, via the coding sequence GTGCACTTGGTGATCGTCGACGACGAGACAGCCGTGCAGGACTCGCTGTCGCGGACCCTGCGCTTCGAGGGCTACACCGTCTCCGTCGCCGGCGATGGAGCGGCCGGGCTCAACCTGGTCCGCGCCGAAGCGCCCGACGGCGTGCTGCTCGACGTCACCATGCCGGTGCTCGGCGGCCTGGAGGTGTGCCGGGTGCTGCGGGCCGAAGGCAACACCGTGCCGGTCCTCATGCTGACCGCCCGGACCGGCGTGACCGACCGCGTGGCCGGGCTCGACGCAGGTGCCGACGACTACCTCGTCAAGCCCTTCGCGCTGCAGGAGCTGCTGGCGCGGGTGCGCGCTCTGCTGCGCCGCACCGGGTACCACACCCCGCCCGCACCGGCGGCGCCCGCGGCGCTGCGGTTCGCGGACGTGGCCCTGGACCCCGCGACGCGGGAAGTGTTCCGCGGCCACCGTCCCCTGCACCTGACCCGGACCGAATTCGCCATGCTCGAGACGTTCCTGCGCCACCCGCGGATCGTGCTCACGCGGACCGTGATGTTCGAGAACGTGTGGGGCTACGACTTCGGCACCGCTTCCAACGGCCTCGACGTCTACGTCAGCTACCTGCGACGCAAACTGGAGGCCGACGGCGAGCCCCGGCTGCTGCACACCGTGCGCGGGGTCGGCTACGTGCTGCGCGAGGAACCACTGTGA
- a CDS encoding glycosyl hydrolase family 95 catalytic domain-containing protein, whose product MDLPIDRRRFLTAAALTAGAAALPGGLLSGRAAALSSQITLPERGIHDTGPATSWTDGFLTGNGEYGATLYGAPTLEKVIFNHHRLVLPNGSRSLTPPVISGRLQGVRDKALAGDYAGANRDFAAGWALRWTQTYHPAYELRIATPAMTTANDYGRVTDFRTGEVTTGWTDGNGTWTRRAFVSRADRVIVHELIPAPGRTIDATLSVNTALDGVPGSVGFATRATLGNGSGYLNLRGTYPAGQGAFGYEGVTRVVPTGGTISAGGATIVVSGASRLLLLTKLDRYETPNAWDSQPLHAALAAVDTDYTALLARHTAIHTAWYDRSRLDLDVSAADRALPVSQLIARQNTNQSVIDLALLERLYDSGRYLFISSSGILPPRLTGIWTGTWTGAWADDFTTDANINLQVAGGNILDTPEAMQGYFTLILSQLAQWRTNARNLYGARGFLAPSRTDGEYGHMLHFDAGFPGQTWTGGADWLLYPLLEYWEVSGDQAFLRDKLGPALMELALFYEDFLTRTDSSGKVVFVPSFSMENAPGNTGVLHSVNATGDITAGKHALQAAISAANALGVEQGSGQGVQRWTALLGKLPAYRINGDNALAEWSWPSLNDNYNHRHVQHLYGAWPLHEINPETRPELIAPALRALELRGDENLSAHGSLHRALAAARLKDGGKVYANLRKILGNTMIFRSLMTSHNPNLQTYNADAAHAIPGVLAEALLYSRPGVLEILPALPGQLAKGSITGIRARGRIRVHSLGWDLSARTAALSVTSAIDQDVTLISRRGMTSVTTSAPVTTSPLGGYARVVSLTADRRTDITVSLSQPPQSGYVRVVNRRSGKVLDVTGNGTADGVKVVQWAWSGGANQQWQRLSNPDGSVRLVNRNSGRLLDSPSGAGQGTQLDQAQDTGTDNQWWKLADTGDGYYRLVNVRTGLCADVEGGSANDGARVIAWAANTGTNQQWQIVDA is encoded by the coding sequence ATGGACCTGCCCATCGACCGCAGGCGCTTCCTCACCGCCGCCGCGTTGACCGCCGGGGCCGCGGCCCTGCCCGGTGGGTTGCTGTCCGGCCGGGCGGCGGCCCTGTCATCGCAGATCACGCTGCCCGAGCGGGGTATCCACGACACCGGCCCGGCGACGTCCTGGACGGACGGCTTCCTGACCGGCAACGGTGAGTACGGTGCCACGTTGTACGGCGCGCCGACGCTGGAGAAGGTGATCTTCAACCATCACCGCCTCGTCCTGCCCAACGGCTCTCGATCGCTGACCCCGCCGGTGATTTCGGGACGCCTGCAGGGCGTCCGGGACAAGGCGCTCGCCGGTGACTACGCCGGTGCGAACCGGGACTTCGCGGCCGGCTGGGCGCTGCGCTGGACCCAGACCTACCACCCGGCGTACGAACTCCGGATCGCGACGCCGGCCATGACCACGGCCAACGACTACGGCCGCGTGACCGACTTCCGCACGGGCGAGGTCACCACCGGCTGGACCGACGGCAACGGCACGTGGACCCGCCGGGCGTTCGTCTCCCGCGCCGACCGCGTGATCGTCCACGAACTGATCCCGGCACCCGGCCGGACGATCGACGCGACCCTGAGCGTGAACACCGCGTTGGACGGCGTGCCAGGCAGCGTGGGCTTCGCGACCCGGGCCACCCTCGGCAACGGTTCCGGCTACCTGAACCTGCGCGGCACCTATCCCGCTGGGCAAGGCGCGTTCGGCTACGAAGGCGTCACGCGCGTCGTCCCGACCGGCGGCACCATCTCCGCCGGCGGAGCCACCATCGTCGTGTCCGGAGCGTCGCGGCTGCTGCTGCTCACCAAGCTCGACCGGTACGAGACGCCGAACGCGTGGGACTCCCAGCCACTGCACGCGGCGCTGGCCGCGGTCGACACCGACTACACCGCACTGCTTGCCCGGCACACCGCGATCCACACCGCCTGGTACGACCGCTCCCGGCTCGACCTCGACGTCTCCGCCGCCGACCGCGCACTGCCGGTCAGCCAGCTGATCGCCCGGCAGAACACCAACCAGAGCGTCATCGACCTCGCACTGCTCGAGCGGCTCTACGACTCGGGGCGATACCTCTTCATCAGCTCCAGCGGGATCCTGCCGCCGCGGCTGACGGGAATCTGGACCGGCACGTGGACCGGCGCCTGGGCCGACGACTTCACCACCGACGCCAACATCAACCTCCAGGTCGCCGGCGGCAACATCCTCGACACCCCCGAGGCCATGCAGGGGTACTTCACCCTCATCCTCAGCCAGCTCGCCCAGTGGCGCACCAACGCGCGGAACCTTTACGGCGCAAGGGGTTTCCTGGCCCCGTCCCGGACCGACGGCGAGTACGGGCACATGCTCCACTTCGACGCCGGCTTCCCCGGCCAGACCTGGACCGGCGGCGCCGACTGGCTGCTCTACCCGCTCCTCGAGTACTGGGAGGTCAGCGGCGACCAGGCGTTCCTGCGGGACAAGCTGGGCCCCGCGCTCATGGAACTGGCGCTGTTCTACGAGGACTTCCTGACCCGGACCGACTCCAGCGGCAAGGTGGTGTTCGTCCCGTCCTTCTCGATGGAGAACGCGCCCGGTAACACCGGTGTGCTGCACTCCGTCAACGCCACCGGTGACATCACGGCCGGCAAGCACGCCCTCCAAGCCGCCATCTCCGCGGCCAACGCGCTCGGCGTGGAACAGGGCAGCGGCCAGGGCGTCCAGCGCTGGACGGCGTTGCTCGGGAAACTGCCCGCGTACCGGATCAACGGCGACAACGCCCTGGCGGAGTGGTCCTGGCCGAGCCTCAACGACAACTACAACCACCGGCACGTCCAGCACCTGTACGGCGCCTGGCCGCTGCACGAGATCAACCCCGAGACCCGGCCCGAGCTGATCGCCCCCGCGCTGCGGGCACTGGAACTGCGCGGCGACGAGAACCTGTCCGCCCACGGGAGCCTGCACCGGGCGCTGGCCGCCGCCCGGCTGAAGGACGGCGGGAAGGTCTACGCCAACCTCCGCAAGATCCTCGGCAACACCATGATCTTCCGGTCGCTGATGACGTCGCACAACCCGAACCTGCAGACCTACAACGCCGATGCCGCCCACGCGATACCCGGCGTGCTGGCCGAGGCGTTGCTCTACTCCCGGCCGGGCGTGCTGGAGATCCTGCCGGCCCTGCCCGGGCAGCTGGCCAAGGGCTCGATCACCGGCATCCGGGCGCGTGGCCGGATCCGCGTCCACAGTCTCGGCTGGGACCTGTCCGCCCGCACGGCCGCGCTGTCCGTGACGTCGGCGATCGACCAGGACGTCACGCTGATCAGCCGCCGCGGCATGACGTCGGTGACCACCTCCGCGCCCGTCACCACCTCGCCCCTCGGCGGCTACGCAAGAGTCGTGTCCCTGACGGCGGACCGGCGCACCGACATCACCGTCTCCCTGTCCCAGCCCCCGCAAAGCGGGTACGTCAGGGTGGTCAACCGGCGCAGCGGCAAGGTTCTCGACGTCACCGGCAACGGAACGGCCGACGGCGTCAAGGTCGTCCAGTGGGCCTGGTCCGGTGGCGCCAACCAGCAGTGGCAGCGTCTGTCCAATCCGGACGGCTCGGTTCGCCTGGTCAACCGCAACAGCGGCCGGTTGCTCGACAGCCCGAGCGGAGCCGGCCAGGGCACCCAGCTGGACCAGGCGCAGGACACCGGCACCGACAACCAGTGGTGGAAGCTCGCCGACACCGGTGACGGCTACTACCGGCTCGTCAACGTCCGCACCGGCCTCTGCGCGGACGTGGAAGGCGGCTCGGCGAACGACGGCGCCCGGGTGATCGCGTGGGCCGCCAACACAGGCACCAACCAGCAGTGGCAGATCGTCGACGCCTGA
- a CDS encoding sensor histidine kinase, which produces MKRPRWKQLSLRARLGVLVAAAVALAVVTVSAISWGLTRADLYDQFDARLQSYAQLAAKASSPAEALSTLRSTTTKPGADRNNGLTVQFSSAAGTVTGVAGAIPELPPPPPEAPFSRNRATNVHRDEDQFRVWTAPRSDGGTVQVAQDSEDVEDALGRLGFWLLLVSAAGVLGATVVGRAIARSALQPVDDLTFAAENVARTQELSAAIDVTAAGEIGRLATAFNAMLGALGRSRDEQRRLVEDAGHELRTPLTSLRNNIELLIHAEATPQRQLSAEDRTRLLADLDTQAVELTALIGELVDLSTGERPTEVAERVALADVVGSALERTRTRWPKVSFTAELTDAEVLARPSALERAVLNVLDNAAKWSPPGGTVQVTMSVTPDAVRLRVDDEGPGIADADLPHVFERFYRADAARALPGSGLGLAIVDQVLTQHGGRAEAGRTETGGARFDLVVPPAAS; this is translated from the coding sequence GTGAAACGCCCCCGGTGGAAGCAGCTCTCGCTGCGCGCGCGGCTCGGCGTCCTGGTCGCCGCCGCGGTCGCGCTCGCCGTCGTGACGGTGTCGGCGATCTCCTGGGGCCTCACGCGGGCCGACCTCTACGACCAGTTCGACGCCCGGCTGCAGTCCTACGCCCAGCTCGCCGCGAAAGCCTCCTCGCCGGCGGAAGCGCTTTCGACCCTGCGCTCCACCACCACCAAACCCGGGGCGGACCGGAACAACGGCCTGACCGTCCAGTTCAGCTCGGCCGCCGGCACGGTCACCGGAGTCGCGGGCGCGATCCCGGAACTCCCGCCCCCGCCGCCGGAAGCGCCGTTCTCCCGCAACCGGGCGACCAACGTCCACCGCGACGAGGACCAGTTCCGCGTGTGGACGGCCCCGCGGTCCGACGGGGGCACGGTCCAGGTCGCCCAAGACTCCGAAGACGTCGAGGACGCCTTGGGCCGGCTGGGCTTCTGGCTGCTCCTGGTGTCCGCCGCCGGAGTGCTCGGCGCCACGGTGGTCGGCCGGGCGATCGCCCGGTCGGCGCTCCAGCCGGTCGACGACCTCACCTTCGCGGCCGAGAACGTGGCTCGCACGCAGGAGCTGTCGGCGGCCATCGACGTCACCGCGGCCGGCGAGATCGGCCGCCTGGCCACGGCGTTCAACGCGATGCTCGGCGCGCTCGGCCGGTCCCGTGACGAGCAGCGGCGGCTGGTCGAGGATGCCGGCCACGAACTGCGCACCCCGCTCACGAGCCTGCGCAACAACATCGAGCTGCTCATCCACGCCGAGGCCACCCCGCAGCGGCAGCTGTCGGCCGAAGACCGGACGCGGCTGCTGGCCGACCTCGACACCCAGGCCGTCGAGCTCACCGCGCTGATCGGCGAACTGGTCGACCTCTCGACCGGGGAACGGCCCACCGAAGTGGCCGAGCGGGTGGCACTGGCCGACGTCGTCGGCTCGGCGCTCGAACGCACCCGGACGCGGTGGCCGAAGGTGTCCTTCACCGCCGAGCTGACCGACGCCGAAGTGCTCGCCCGGCCGTCCGCCCTCGAGCGCGCCGTGCTGAACGTCCTGGACAACGCGGCGAAGTGGTCCCCACCCGGCGGAACCGTCCAAGTCACGATGTCGGTGACGCCGGACGCGGTGCGGCTCCGCGTCGACGACGAAGGCCCCGGAATCGCCGACGCCGATCTGCCGCACGTGTTCGAGCGGTTCTACCGGGCCGACGCCGCCCGCGCGCTGCCCGGTTCGGGGCTCGGGCTGGCCATCGTCGACCAGGTGCTCACCCAGCACGGCGGCCGCGCCGAAGCCGGCCGGACCGAGACCGGGGGCGCGCGGTTCGACCTCGTCGTCCCGCCGGCCGCTTCTTAA
- a CDS encoding DUF998 domain-containing protein translates to MTPRSTLSPTPPATLTLVMAAVAQAIIAGLTLGFAADVSPWRDPVSDYAWHRGGRFLFATAVVLLLAAAAALAIAAHLAALPRTPAVSTLFLLWTAGLVVVLLFRSNVSAADPTASGEIHRAGGAVLFASLPLAAWALSTRLRTDTRWLAAAAALRRSAVAGVVTAAAFGSAQIVDGLPAGLLERLALLAEFLIIASTATALRRAVR, encoded by the coding sequence GTGACTCCACGGTCCACGCTCTCTCCCACTCCGCCGGCAACCCTGACGCTGGTCATGGCCGCCGTCGCCCAGGCCATCATCGCCGGGCTGACCCTCGGCTTCGCCGCCGACGTCAGCCCGTGGCGTGACCCGGTCAGCGACTACGCCTGGCATCGCGGCGGCCGGTTCCTGTTCGCGACGGCCGTCGTGCTCCTGCTCGCGGCCGCCGCGGCGCTGGCGATCGCCGCCCACCTCGCCGCACTGCCCCGCACTCCGGCCGTGAGCACCCTGTTCCTGCTGTGGACGGCCGGGCTTGTCGTGGTCCTGCTGTTCCGCAGCAATGTCAGCGCGGCGGACCCGACGGCCTCCGGGGAGATCCACCGCGCCGGTGGAGCCGTGCTGTTCGCGAGTCTCCCGCTGGCCGCGTGGGCGCTGAGCACACGGCTGCGGACCGACACCCGCTGGCTCGCCGCGGCGGCCGCCCTCCGGCGCAGCGCGGTCGCGGGAGTCGTGACCGCGGCGGCGTTCGGCAGCGCGCAGATCGTCGACGGGCTCCCGGCCGGCCTGCTCGAACGCCTCGCGCTGCTGGCCGAGTTCCTGATCATCGCCAGCACGGCGACCGCGCTGCGGCGGGCCGTCCGATGA
- a CDS encoding DUF1707 domain-containing protein yields the protein MSENPPGSTLPTDTAGGIRCSDAEREQVRAVLYAAAGEGRLTMDEVEDRLVRIGESRFRHELATLTADLPAPSPEPAQGWRPIITAVRRNLAADLAVLLGRAPEPATGRRRLLIIATVLIGLVIAAAIVLAAVHGFGGDGFEHHAIDAGEHGHG from the coding sequence ATGAGTGAGAACCCGCCCGGCTCGACACTGCCCACGGACACCGCCGGCGGGATCCGCTGCTCGGATGCGGAACGTGAGCAGGTCCGGGCCGTGCTCTACGCGGCGGCCGGCGAAGGCCGGTTGACGATGGACGAGGTCGAAGACCGCCTGGTCCGGATCGGGGAAAGCCGCTTCCGGCACGAACTCGCCACGCTGACCGCGGATTTGCCCGCCCCCTCGCCGGAGCCGGCGCAAGGATGGCGGCCGATCATCACCGCTGTCCGCCGGAACCTCGCCGCCGACCTCGCGGTGCTGCTCGGGCGTGCTCCCGAACCGGCCACCGGCCGCCGTCGGCTGCTGATCATCGCGACTGTCCTCATCGGACTCGTGATCGCCGCGGCGATCGTTCTCGCCGCTGTGCACGGCTTCGGTGGAGACGGGTTCGAGCACCACGCGATCGACGCCGGCGAGCACGGTCACGGCTGA